A part of Anser cygnoides isolate HZ-2024a breed goose chromosome 15, Taihu_goose_T2T_genome, whole genome shotgun sequence genomic DNA contains:
- the LOC106033474 gene encoding acyl-coenzyme A synthetase ACSM3, mitochondrial-like isoform X4 translates to MRSFVKSWIPQCLQILRSPCRLFHGCNRLLTSQIISYYDSVNRCEKELPEYFNFASDVLDKWLQLEKDGRRPANPAFWWVNDEGEEVKWSFEELGFLSRKTANILSETCGLQRGDRVIAVLPRVPEWWLLNVACMRAGIVFIPGTSQLTAKDILYRLQASKAKCIVTNDTLAPAVESVMSECRFLKNKLIVAKGSREGWLNLKELFAVTSADHKCVKTRSRDPMLIYFTSGSTGSPKMVVQSHGSYGIGFATSGRYWMNLTPSDIMWNTSDTGWVKAAWSSVFAPWINGSCVFVHSLPEFKPAVIAETLSRYPITTFCTAPTAYRMLVQHCLSR, encoded by the exons ATGAGGTCATTTGTTAAATCCTGGATTCCTCAGTGCTTGCAGATCCTCAGGTCGCCTTGCAGATTGTTCCATGGATGTAACAGGCTTCTTACATCTCAGATTATTTCATACTATGACTCTGTAAACCGGTGTGAAAAGGAACTGCCAGAATATTTCAACTTTGCAAGTGATGTCTTGGATAAGTGGTTGCAACTTGAAAAG GATGGAAGACGACCAGCAAATCCAGCTTTTTGGTGGGTAAATGATGAAGGAGAAGAGGTGAAGTGGAGCTTTGAAGAGTTGGGATTTCTGTCCAGGAAAACAGCTAATATACTTTCTGAGACATGTGGCTTGCAGAGAGGAGACAGAGTTATAGCAGTTCTGCCTCGTGTTCCTGAATGGTGGCTACTGAATGTGGCCTGTATGCGAGCAG GAATTGTCTTTATTCCAGGAACATCCCAATTAACAGCCAAAGATATTTTATACCGACTCCAGGCTTCAAAGGCCAAGTGCATCGTTACCAATGATACACTGGCACCTGCAGTAGAATCTGTCATGTCTGAATGCcgttttctgaaaaacaaattaattgtaGCCAAAGGGAGCCGAGAGGGGTGGCTGAACCTCAAAGAACTCTTTGC GGTGACATCTGCTGACCACAAATGCGTCAAGACAAGAAGTCGAGACCCAATGCTGATCTATTTTACTAGTGGAAGTACAGGTTCTCCAAAGATGGTGGTACAGTCTCACGGCAGTTACGGCATCGGATTTGCAACCAGTGGCAG GTACTGGATGAACTTGACTCCCTCAGATATAATGTGGAATACCTCTGATACTGGCTGGGTAAAGGCAGCTTGGAGCAGTGTTTTTGCACCATGGATCAATGGATCATGTGTTTTTGTACACAGTTTGCCAGAGTTTAAACCAGCAGTTATTGCAGAG
- the PDILT gene encoding protein disulfide-isomerase-like protein of the testis, with protein sequence MEQMLSLVSQTSVKIFDVPVENHILLFIPTNSKTFNVTYENYKSAAMEFRGKITFVLVNTNETRNGRVFEYFRIRDVDVPTVRILNLTSNAKYKMPADEVTVENLRHFCQSYLDGKAKLHLSSEEITEDWDKMPVKVLVGKNFNRIVFNKTMTVFVMFYAPWSHDCRKLLPIWDQLGEKYQNRKDIIIAKIDVTANDILSVVLDRYPFFRLFPAGADYQEMAYAGEHTLEAFSEFLEEQIKTKAETGEKDPSGGIKENLSQKETVITEKEEL encoded by the exons ATGGAACAGATGTTGAGTCTTGTTTCCCAGACATCTGTGAAGATTTTTGATGTCCCTGTCGAAAATCACATCCTGCTGTTCATCCCAACGAACTCAAAGACATTCAATGTGACTTATGAAAACTACAAGTCTGCTGCTATGGAATTTAGAGGGAAG ATAACATTTGTCTTGGTGAATACTAACGAAACAAGGAATGGACGAGTTTTTGAGTATTTTCGCATCAGGGACGTTGATGTTCCCACTGTGAGAATCCTAAACCTGACGAGCAATGCAAAGTACAAAATGCCTGCAGATGAGGTGACTGTGGAGAACCTAAGACATTTTTGCCAGAGCTACCTAGATGGAAAAGCAAAG TTACATCTCTCCAGTGAAGAAATCACAGAGGACTGGGACAAGATGCCAGTCAAAGTGCTTGTTGGGAAGAATTTCAACAGGATTGTCTTCAATAAGACCATGACTGTGTTTGTCATGTTTT ATGCCCCTTGGTCCCATGACTGCAGAAAACTCCTGCCAATCTGGGATCAGCTAGGAGAGAAATATCAAAATCGCAAAGACATAATCATTGCAAAGATAGATGTCACAGCAAATGACATCCTGTCAGTTGTGTTGGATCGCTATCCCTTCTTCAGACTGTTTCCTGCTGGAGCTGATTACCAG GAAATGGCCTATGCTGGGGAGCATACCTTGGAGGCATTTTCTGAATTCTTAGAAGAACAAATCAAGACAAAGgcagaaacaggagaaaag gaTCCTTCAGGAGGAATCAAAGAGAATCTCAGCCAGAAAGAGACTGTaataacagagaaagaagaactCTAA